Proteins from one Bacteroides zhangwenhongii genomic window:
- a CDS encoding DUF4886 domain-containing protein, producing MKKYRIVAICMFMLLILAVGAYGQRKVVKILAIGNSFSQDAVEQYLHELAEAEGISTIIGNMYIGGCSLERHVKNARDNASAYAYRKIGTDGKKREKSKMSLETVLADEDWDYVSLQQASPFSGMYETYEASLPELIEYVKVRLPRKTKLMLHQTWAYASTSKHSGFKNYNRDQLTMYQAIVDAVKKAAKANKVKIIIPSGTAIQNARTSFIGDHLNRDGYHLDVKVGRYTAACTWFERIFKHNVVGNPYGPEGLDEARKTVAQKAAHAAVKHPYKVTDLCSVPCRRVEAP from the coding sequence ATGAAGAAATATAGAATTGTAGCGATTTGTATGTTTATGCTACTCATTTTGGCAGTGGGAGCGTACGGACAGCGGAAAGTGGTTAAGATATTGGCGATTGGCAATAGCTTTTCGCAAGATGCGGTGGAGCAATATTTGCATGAACTTGCAGAAGCCGAAGGCATTTCAACCATAATCGGTAATATGTATATTGGTGGTTGTTCCTTGGAACGTCATGTGAAAAATGCCCGTGACAATGCTTCTGCCTATGCCTACCGGAAAATTGGCACGGATGGAAAGAAGCGGGAAAAGAGCAAGATGTCTTTGGAAACGGTACTGGCAGATGAAGACTGGGATTATGTCAGTTTGCAACAGGCAAGTCCTTTTTCGGGAATGTATGAGACGTATGAAGCCTCTCTGCCAGAACTTATAGAATATGTAAAAGTGCGCCTTCCGAGGAAAACAAAGCTGATGTTGCACCAGACCTGGGCATATGCGTCTACTTCCAAGCATAGTGGATTTAAGAACTATAACCGTGACCAACTGACCATGTATCAGGCCATTGTCGATGCGGTGAAGAAAGCGGCTAAGGCGAATAAGGTAAAGATTATCATCCCTTCGGGCACTGCTATACAAAATGCGCGTACCTCTTTCATCGGTGATCATCTGAATAGGGATGGCTATCATCTGGATGTGAAGGTTGGACGTTATACCGCTGCCTGCACCTGGTTTGAGCGCATTTTCAAACACAATGTAGTCGGGAATCCTTATGGACCGGAAGGGTTGGATGAGGCGCGGAAAACTGTTGCTCAAAAGGCTGCCCATGCGGCTGTAAAACACCCGTATAAAGTGACTGACTTATGTTCTGTACCTTGTAGAAGAGTTGAAGCACCTTGA
- a CDS encoding beta-glucosidase, which produces MKKKTGIIGLCMFTCSILTYAQSITPQAEQRAKEIVSKMTLQEKIEYISGFTSFSLRAIPRLGIPEIRLADGPQGIRNHAPKSTLYPSGILSASTWNRSLLYKLGQGLGQDAKSRGVSILLGPGVNIYRAPLCGRNFEYFGEDPYLTGETAKQYILGVQSEGVIATIKHFAANNQEWSRHHASSDIDERTLHEIYFPAFRKAVQEANVSAVMNSYNLLNGVHATEHKWLNIDVLRNLWGFKGILMSDWTSVYSAVGAANAGLDLEMPKGRFMNADNLIPAIKTGTVTEETINLKVQHILQTLIAYGMLDKEQKDSSIAEDNPFSRQTALELAREGVVLLKNEANLLPLKGKTAVMGPNADLIPTGGGSGFVTPFSTVSVAQGLKELKKKNLVLLTDDVIYENIVNEFYTDANRQVKGFKAEYFKNKTLSGQPEVVRTESSVDYDWGYGAPLDGFLTDGFSVRWTACYVPQADGQLKLHIGGDDGYRLFVNDKHITGDWGNHSYSSREVELPVEGGKEYRFRIEFFDNISSAIIRFNAYSLNEAKLRQGLAKVDNVVFCTGFNSNTEGEGFDRPFALLRYQELFIKKIASMHPNVVVVLNAGGGVDFTNWHDAAKAILMAWYPGQEGGQAIAEILTGKISPSGKLPISIEKKWEDNPVHGSYYENLKAEIKRVDYSEGVFVGYRGYDRSGKEPFYPFGYGLSYTTFAYSNMSAEKTGEHQVTVSFDIENTGKMDASEVVQVYVHDIESSVPRPLKELKGYEKVFLKKGEKKRISVVLNEDAFSFYDMNQHRFVVEKGAFEILVGPASNQLPLKATVELSGSYSF; this is translated from the coding sequence ATGAAAAAGAAAACAGGCATTATTGGTCTTTGTATGTTCACCTGCAGCATTCTGACCTATGCACAAAGCATTACTCCCCAAGCCGAGCAACGCGCGAAGGAGATTGTATCTAAAATGACTCTGCAAGAGAAAATAGAGTATATCTCCGGATTTACGAGCTTTTCTTTGCGTGCAATTCCTCGTTTGGGAATCCCTGAAATAAGACTGGCAGATGGACCGCAGGGGATCCGCAATCATGCACCGAAAAGTACTCTTTATCCATCTGGTATTCTTTCCGCTTCTACTTGGAATCGGAGCTTGCTTTATAAATTGGGGCAGGGATTAGGGCAAGATGCAAAGTCCCGTGGAGTCAGCATTCTGTTGGGACCAGGGGTGAATATCTATCGTGCTCCCCTGTGTGGCCGCAATTTTGAATACTTTGGTGAAGACCCTTACTTGACGGGTGAAACAGCCAAACAATATATTTTGGGCGTGCAATCGGAAGGAGTGATTGCCACCATCAAGCACTTTGCCGCCAACAACCAGGAATGGAGCCGCCACCATGCGAGTTCGGACATAGACGAGCGTACTTTGCATGAGATTTATTTTCCGGCTTTCCGCAAGGCCGTACAGGAAGCCAATGTGAGTGCAGTGATGAACAGCTACAATCTCCTGAACGGTGTTCATGCCACCGAGCATAAATGGCTGAATATTGATGTCCTGCGCAATCTTTGGGGCTTCAAAGGGATCCTGATGTCTGACTGGACTTCCGTATATTCCGCCGTAGGCGCTGCCAATGCCGGACTTGACCTTGAAATGCCGAAAGGACGTTTCATGAATGCCGATAACCTCATCCCCGCCATCAAAACCGGTACAGTGACCGAAGAAACCATCAACCTTAAAGTACAGCATATCCTGCAAACGCTGATTGCTTATGGTATGCTTGATAAGGAACAGAAAGATAGCAGCATCGCAGAGGATAATCCATTCTCTCGCCAGACAGCTTTGGAGCTGGCACGCGAAGGGGTGGTATTGTTGAAGAATGAAGCAAACCTGCTTCCATTAAAAGGAAAAACAGCTGTAATGGGGCCTAATGCAGATTTGATTCCTACCGGTGGCGGCAGTGGTTTTGTCACTCCTTTTTCTACCGTTTCAGTGGCTCAAGGCTTGAAAGAACTGAAGAAAAAGAATCTGGTATTATTGACGGATGATGTGATTTATGAAAATATTGTCAATGAGTTTTATACAGATGCTAATCGTCAGGTGAAAGGCTTCAAGGCTGAATACTTTAAGAACAAGACGCTTTCGGGACAGCCGGAAGTTGTACGTACGGAGTCCTCTGTTGATTATGACTGGGGATATGGTGCACCGTTGGATGGTTTTCTCACAGATGGCTTTTCAGTCCGTTGGACGGCCTGTTATGTTCCACAGGCAGACGGTCAGTTGAAACTTCACATCGGTGGTGATGACGGTTATCGTTTGTTTGTGAACGACAAGCACATTACAGGCGACTGGGGAAATCATTCTTACTCCAGCCGTGAAGTTGAACTTCCGGTTGAGGGCGGTAAGGAATATCGTTTCCGGATTGAATTCTTTGATAATATATCTTCAGCAATTATCCGCTTCAACGCTTATAGCCTTAATGAGGCGAAACTTCGTCAAGGATTGGCGAAAGTGGACAATGTAGTGTTCTGCACAGGCTTCAACAGTAACACGGAAGGCGAAGGTTTTGACCGTCCGTTTGCTTTGCTCCGGTATCAGGAATTGTTTATCAAAAAGATTGCCTCCATGCATCCCAATGTCGTGGTTGTACTGAACGCCGGTGGCGGTGTGGATTTCACCAACTGGCATGATGCCGCAAAAGCTATTCTTATGGCCTGGTATCCGGGACAGGAAGGCGGACAGGCGATAGCTGAAATCCTGACCGGCAAGATTTCTCCAAGCGGAAAGCTACCGATTTCTATCGAAAAGAAATGGGAAGATAATCCGGTGCATGGTAGTTATTACGAGAACTTAAAGGCAGAGATTAAACGTGTAGATTATTCCGAGGGTGTCTTTGTCGGTTATCGTGGATACGACCGTTCGGGAAAAGAACCTTTCTATCCGTTTGGTTACGGATTGTCCTATACCACTTTTGCTTATAGCAATATGTCTGCGGAGAAAACGGGTGAACATCAGGTTACAGTTAGCTTTGATATAGAGAATACAGGTAAGATGGACGCCTCGGAAGTGGTGCAGGTGTATGTGCATGATATAGAATCTTCTGTTCCCCGTCCTCTGAAAGAACTGAAAGGATATGAAAAGGTATTCTTGAAGAAAGGTGAGAAGAAGCGGATTTCTGTAGTGTTAAATGAGGATGCATTTTCTTTTTATGATATGAATCAGCACCGTTTTGTAGTAGAGAAAGGAGCTTTTGAAATTCTTGTCGGCCCGGCTTCCAATCAATTACCTTTGAAAGCTACGGTTGAACTTTCCGGTTCATACTCGTTCTAA
- a CDS encoding glycoside hydrolase family 2 protein has translation MKIAKKLSLSLLLLTAFAGSAMAQELMTNVYGRDIHSLNGKWNAIIDLYDQGQRMKIYENQQPKGNTDFYEYAFESGLRLNVPGDWNSQLPELKYYEGTVWYGRHFAAKRLVDKRQFLYFSAVSYRCKVYLNGKEIAEHEGGFTPFQVEVTDLLKDGDNFLTVEVNNRRTKDAIPAMAFDWWNYGGITRDVLLVKTPRTFIEDYFIQLDKNVPDRIIVRVRLSDKKAGEKVAVAIPELKINVELTTDAAGKAETVLNAKKLQRWSPEEPKLYGVTISSSTDRIEEQIGFRNITVKGTDICLNGKPTFMCCISFHEEIPQRMGRAFSEADAAMLLNEAKALGVNMIRLAHYPQNEYTVRLAEKMGFLLWQEIPIWQGIDFTDNETRKKAQRMLSEMIRRDQNRCAVGYWGVANETQPSEERNKFLTSLLETGKQLDTTRLYVAAFDLVRFDSGKQRFVMEDSFTSQLDVVAINKYMGWYHPWPVEPKDAIWEVVTDKPLIISEFGGEALYGQSGDENVVSSWSEEYQARLYRDNIRMFDNIPNLRGVSPWILFDFRSPFRFHPTNQDGWNRKGLISDQGMRKKAWYLMRDYYMKRRNNQ, from the coding sequence ATGAAAATAGCTAAAAAATTAAGCCTATCTCTCTTGTTGCTGACCGCTTTTGCAGGAAGTGCTATGGCACAAGAACTGATGACAAATGTATACGGTCGTGATATCCATTCATTGAATGGTAAATGGAATGCTATCATCGACCTGTACGACCAGGGGCAACGAATGAAAATCTATGAGAATCAGCAACCGAAAGGAAATACTGATTTCTACGAATACGCATTCGAAAGCGGATTGCGTCTTAATGTACCGGGAGATTGGAACTCTCAATTGCCCGAATTAAAATATTACGAAGGCACTGTATGGTATGGCCGTCACTTTGCTGCCAAACGTTTGGTAGACAAACGTCAGTTCCTTTATTTCAGTGCTGTCAGCTATCGTTGTAAAGTCTACTTGAACGGAAAAGAGATAGCGGAGCACGAAGGTGGTTTCACCCCTTTTCAGGTAGAAGTAACAGACCTGTTGAAAGACGGTGATAACTTTCTGACGGTAGAAGTGAACAATCGCCGTACCAAAGACGCCATTCCCGCTATGGCATTTGACTGGTGGAACTATGGTGGTATCACAAGAGATGTGCTGTTGGTGAAAACTCCCCGGACATTTATAGAAGATTATTTCATCCAACTGGATAAGAATGTTCCCGACCGTATCATCGTCCGTGTTCGTCTTTCTGATAAAAAAGCAGGTGAGAAAGTAGCAGTTGCCATCCCCGAACTTAAAATCAATGTGGAGCTTACCACCGATGCGGCAGGGAAAGCAGAAACTGTATTGAACGCAAAGAAGCTGCAACGCTGGTCGCCGGAGGAACCGAAACTCTATGGAGTAACCATATCTTCAAGTACCGACCGCATAGAAGAGCAAATAGGCTTCCGCAACATCACAGTGAAAGGTACAGATATTTGCCTGAACGGGAAACCTACATTTATGTGCTGTATCTCTTTCCACGAAGAAATTCCGCAGCGTATGGGGCGTGCTTTCTCGGAAGCCGATGCTGCTATGCTGCTAAACGAAGCGAAAGCGCTTGGTGTGAACATGATTCGCCTGGCTCATTATCCGCAGAATGAATACACGGTACGCCTGGCAGAAAAGATGGGCTTCCTTCTCTGGCAGGAGATTCCCATTTGGCAAGGCATTGACTTTACAGACAATGAAACCCGTAAGAAAGCGCAGAGAATGCTCTCTGAAATGATTCGGCGCGACCAGAACCGCTGTGCGGTGGGCTACTGGGGTGTTGCCAATGAAACACAGCCTTCCGAGGAGCGGAATAAATTCCTTACTTCCCTGCTCGAAACAGGCAAACAGCTGGACACTACCCGCCTATATGTCGCCGCTTTTGATCTTGTGCGTTTTGATAGCGGAAAACAGCGTTTTGTGATGGAAGATTCTTTTACTTCCCAACTAGACGTTGTTGCTATCAATAAATATATGGGTTGGTACCATCCGTGGCCCGTTGAACCGAAAGACGCTATATGGGAAGTTGTGACGGACAAACCGTTGATTATCTCAGAATTTGGCGGTGAAGCATTGTATGGTCAATCCGGTGATGAGAACGTAGTCAGCTCTTGGAGTGAAGAGTATCAGGCACGTTTATATAGAGACAATATCCGTATGTTCGACAATATCCCGAACCTGCGTGGAGTATCGCCCTGGATTTTGTTCGATTTCCGTTCTCCGTTCCGTTTTCACCCTACCAATCAGGATGGCTGGAACCGTAAGGGACTCATATCCGATCAGGGTATGCGTAAGAAAGCGTGGTATCTGATGAGAGATTATTACATGAAAAGGAGGAATAACCAATAA
- a CDS encoding 2-oxoacid:ferredoxin oxidoreductase subunit beta produces the protein MSEYTAKDFKKGQPRWCPGCGDHFFLASLHKAMAEIGVAPWDTAVISGIGCSSRLPHYMNTYGMNTIHGRAAAIATGCKVANPKLTVWQVSGDGDGLAIGGNHFIHANRRNIDINMILLNNRIYGLTKGQYSPTSPRGFVSKSSPYGTVEDPFNPAELCFGARGHFFARAVATDAPGTIDILKAAYNHKGTAVCEILQNCVIFNDGTHNSVYNKEGRAKNAIYLEHGKPMLFGENKEFGLMQEGFGLKVVKLGENGITEKDILIHDAHCQDNTLQLKLALMEGPDFPIALGVIRDVDAPTYNDAVEAQIEEVKSKKKYHNFEELLMTNDIWEVK, from the coding sequence ATGAGCGAATATACAGCTAAAGACTTTAAAAAAGGACAGCCACGCTGGTGTCCGGGATGTGGTGACCACTTTTTCCTGGCTTCGTTACACAAGGCTATGGCAGAAATCGGTGTCGCTCCATGGGATACGGCAGTAATTTCCGGTATCGGTTGTTCCAGCCGCCTTCCTCACTATATGAATACATACGGTATGAATACAATTCACGGTCGTGCCGCCGCTATCGCGACAGGGTGCAAAGTCGCTAACCCCAAACTAACCGTATGGCAGGTAAGCGGTGACGGTGACGGTCTTGCTATCGGAGGTAACCATTTCATTCATGCCAACCGACGCAATATCGACATCAACATGATCTTGCTCAACAACCGTATCTATGGTCTGACTAAAGGACAATACTCACCCACTTCACCGCGTGGTTTTGTCAGCAAATCTTCTCCCTACGGCACCGTAGAAGACCCGTTCAATCCGGCTGAACTATGCTTTGGCGCACGCGGACATTTTTTCGCACGTGCTGTTGCCACAGATGCTCCCGGTACGATAGACATATTGAAAGCTGCCTATAATCATAAGGGCACTGCTGTCTGCGAGATTTTACAGAACTGCGTCATCTTCAATGATGGTACACACAACTCCGTATATAACAAGGAAGGGCGTGCCAAGAATGCGATTTATCTGGAACATGGCAAACCGATGTTATTCGGTGAAAACAAGGAATTCGGATTAATGCAGGAAGGTTTTGGGCTGAAAGTAGTGAAACTAGGCGAGAACGGTATCACAGAAAAAGATATTTTGATACATGATGCACACTGCCAGGACAACACACTCCAGTTAAAGCTAGCCTTGATGGAAGGCCCTGACTTCCCCATCGCACTTGGTGTCATCCGCGATGTAGACGCTCCGACTTATAATGATGCGGTAGAAGCACAAATCGAAGAAGTAAAAAGCAAAAAGAAATACCATAATTTCGAGGAGCTTTTGATGACTAATGATATTTGGGAAGTGAAATAA
- a CDS encoding acetylxylan esterase, producing MIKIVHIFLLMLFVSMPLGVWAQPQERLVQVQVTPDHTNWLYKPGEKVKFKVAVLKCNIPQDNLEVRYEISEDMMKPHQTGKQPLKNEKLEINAGTMQKEGFLRCRAFVSCQGREYEGVATVGFSPEKLQPVTPLPADFLEFWKSTKEAAEKWALEPIMTLLPERCTDKVNVYHVSFANNDYASRMYGILCVPKVAGKYPAILKVPGAGIRSYNGEAERAGKGFIILEIGIHGIPVNLTGEVYHRLYNGALKNYHSFNMDNRDKYYYKRVYTGCVRAIDFIYTLPEFNGKLATFGGSQGGALSIVIAGLDNRVKGLVSFYPALCDMAGYAHGRAGGWPHMFKDEKNRTPEKIKTIQYFDVVNFARQVKVPGFYTFGYNDRVCPPTTTYSAYNVINAPKELFVAETTAHYAYAEQSSAAWNWIMNFLKNESRKE from the coding sequence ATGATAAAGATAGTACACATCTTTCTTCTGATGTTGTTTGTGTCCATGCCGTTAGGCGTATGGGCACAGCCACAAGAAAGACTGGTTCAAGTGCAGGTCACTCCCGACCATACCAATTGGCTGTATAAACCGGGAGAAAAAGTGAAATTTAAAGTGGCGGTATTGAAATGCAATATCCCACAAGATAATCTGGAAGTGCGCTATGAGATTTCGGAAGACATGATGAAACCTCATCAGACAGGCAAACAGCCATTGAAGAATGAAAAGCTTGAGATTAACGCAGGTACTATGCAAAAAGAAGGGTTTCTGCGTTGCCGTGCTTTCGTCAGTTGTCAAGGGCGTGAGTATGAAGGCGTGGCTACTGTCGGCTTTTCTCCTGAGAAGCTGCAACCGGTTACTCCGTTGCCCGCTGACTTTCTTGAATTTTGGAAGAGTACCAAAGAAGCCGCAGAAAAGTGGGCATTGGAACCTATAATGACTTTATTGCCGGAAAGGTGTACGGATAAAGTGAACGTATATCATGTCTCGTTTGCGAACAATGACTACGCGTCCCGTATGTACGGCATCCTTTGTGTCCCGAAGGTTGCCGGGAAATATCCGGCGATTCTGAAGGTGCCGGGTGCAGGTATACGTTCTTATAACGGAGAAGCCGAACGTGCCGGAAAAGGTTTCATCATATTGGAAATAGGTATTCACGGTATTCCGGTCAACCTGACAGGAGAGGTATATCACCGCCTTTATAACGGAGCTTTGAAGAATTACCACTCATTCAATATGGACAATCGGGATAAGTATTATTACAAACGGGTTTATACAGGTTGTGTGAGAGCCATTGATTTCATATATACGCTTCCCGAGTTTAATGGTAAACTGGCGACCTTTGGCGGAAGTCAGGGCGGAGCACTTTCCATAGTGATTGCAGGATTGGACAATCGTGTTAAGGGACTAGTTTCTTTCTATCCCGCCTTGTGTGATATGGCAGGTTATGCCCACGGTCGTGCAGGCGGTTGGCCGCATATGTTTAAGGATGAGAAAAACCGGACACCGGAAAAGATTAAAACCATTCAGTATTTTGACGTAGTCAACTTTGCCCGTCAAGTTAAAGTCCCGGGATTCTATACCTTCGGTTATAATGACAGGGTTTGTCCGCCTACCACTACTTACTCGGCGTATAACGTGATTAATGCTCCGAAAGAACTGTTCGTTGCTGAAACAACCGCCCATTATGCTTATGCGGAACAGTCGAGCGCAGCCTGGAACTGGATAATGAACTTCTTGAAGAATGAATCGAGAAAAGAATAA
- a CDS encoding 2-oxoacid:acceptor oxidoreductase subunit alpha: protein MADEMMVKELEEVVVRFSGDSGDGMQLAGNIFSTVSATIGNDISTFPDYPADIRAPQGSLTGVSGFQVHIGAEKVYTPGDKCDVLVAMNAAALKTQYKFAKSTACIIIDTDAFQKSDLDKAAFTTDNPIEEMGIKQDVIAAPISQMVKDCLADTGMDNKSMLKCRNMFAVGLVCWLFNRDLNIAEDFIREKFSKKPEIAEANIKVVRAGYDYGHNTHASVAHTYKIESKAAIPGKYMDITGNKATAYGFIAAAEKAGLKLYLGSYPITPATDVLHELSKHKSLGVTTVQCEDEIAGCASAIGASYAGALAVTSTSGPGICLKSEAMNLAVIMELPLVVLDVQRGGPATGLPTKSEQTDLLQVLFGRNGESPMPVIAATSPTDCFDSAYMAAKIALEHMTPVVLLTDAFVANGSGAWKLPKLANYPAINPPYVRPEMSETWTPYQRDPQTGVRYWAVPGTEGFTHVLGGLEKDNKTGAISTDPENHDLMTRLRQQKIANIEVPDVEVEGDKEDAELLIVGFGGTYGHLHAAMDELRANGKKVALAHFKFINPLPKNTAALMKKYKKVVVAEQNMGQFAGYLRMKVDGFVPYQFNQVKGQPFVVNELVNAFTEIINK, encoded by the coding sequence ATGGCAGACGAAATGATGGTTAAAGAATTGGAGGAGGTAGTAGTACGTTTCTCCGGCGACTCCGGTGACGGTATGCAGTTGGCCGGCAACATCTTCTCGACCGTGTCGGCTACGATTGGCAATGACATCAGTACATTCCCCGACTATCCGGCAGATATCCGCGCACCGCAAGGTTCACTAACCGGTGTTTCCGGTTTTCAGGTACACATCGGTGCAGAAAAGGTTTATACTCCGGGAGACAAATGCGATGTATTGGTAGCTATGAATGCCGCCGCATTGAAAACACAATATAAATTTGCAAAATCCACCGCCTGTATCATCATCGACACAGACGCCTTTCAAAAATCAGATTTAGATAAAGCGGCATTCACCACCGATAATCCTATTGAAGAAATGGGTATCAAGCAGGACGTAATCGCAGCACCTATCTCGCAGATGGTAAAAGACTGTCTGGCAGATACGGGAATGGATAATAAGTCCATGCTGAAATGCCGTAATATGTTTGCCGTAGGACTGGTATGCTGGTTGTTCAACCGCGACCTTAACATAGCGGAAGACTTTATCCGCGAGAAATTCTCCAAGAAACCGGAAATAGCGGAAGCAAATATCAAAGTAGTTCGTGCCGGATATGACTACGGACACAACACACACGCTTCCGTAGCACATACATATAAGATTGAAAGTAAAGCAGCCATTCCCGGGAAATATATGGATATCACCGGAAATAAGGCGACTGCATACGGATTCATCGCAGCTGCAGAGAAAGCCGGACTGAAACTCTATTTAGGGTCTTACCCTATTACTCCTGCAACAGATGTGTTGCATGAACTCTCAAAACATAAATCATTGGGCGTGACCACCGTGCAATGTGAAGATGAGATTGCCGGTTGTGCTTCTGCTATCGGTGCTTCATACGCCGGTGCATTAGCTGTTACTTCCACCTCAGGACCTGGTATCTGTTTGAAATCAGAAGCCATGAACTTGGCCGTTATCATGGAATTGCCATTGGTCGTATTGGATGTACAACGTGGCGGCCCCGCTACCGGTCTACCGACCAAATCGGAACAAACAGATCTGTTGCAAGTTCTCTTCGGCCGTAACGGTGAAAGCCCTATGCCTGTCATTGCCGCGACATCACCTACGGACTGCTTTGACTCAGCCTATATGGCCGCTAAGATCGCTTTGGAACACATGACTCCGGTCGTGTTGTTGACAGACGCATTTGTTGCCAATGGTTCAGGTGCATGGAAATTGCCTAAATTGGCTAATTATCCTGCTATCAACCCTCCTTACGTACGTCCGGAAATGTCGGAAACCTGGACACCGTATCAACGGGACCCGCAGACAGGTGTTCGCTATTGGGCAGTTCCGGGTACAGAAGGATTCACTCATGTACTGGGAGGTCTTGAAAAAGACAACAAGACAGGAGCTATCTCAACTGATCCGGAAAACCATGACTTGATGACGCGGTTACGCCAGCAGAAAATTGCCAATATCGAAGTACCTGACGTAGAAGTTGAAGGCGACAAAGAAGATGCCGAATTGCTGATTGTAGGTTTCGGAGGTACTTACGGACATTTACATGCCGCTATGGACGAACTCCGTGCTAATGGCAAGAAAGTAGCATTAGCACACTTTAAGTTCATCAATCCTCTTCCAAAGAATACGGCAGCCTTGATGAAGAAATACAAAAAAGTGGTGGTAGCCGAGCAAAATATGGGACAGTTTGCCGGATATCTCCGTATGAAGGTGGACGGTTTCGTTCCTTATCAGTTCAACCAAGTGAAAGGACAGCCCTTTGTTGTCAATGAGCTGGTCAATGCATTCACTGAGATTATCAACAAGTAA